A stretch of Streptomyces vietnamensis DNA encodes these proteins:
- a CDS encoding ATP-binding protein, whose translation MLDHDIERPVRVSASGHAGGADATTLITDLPYGPKAAEVAREAVAVALHDAEADLLDDARLITSELATNAFASGRPPLVLCVDRRSQTAGDLEIEITVTDGGCSDPAPCSPPAPEEEAESGRGLVIVEALADAWSLTTGTHGTRAWCRLRRGSHHSPDGTH comes from the coding sequence GTGCTGGACCACGACATCGAGCGTCCGGTCCGAGTCTCGGCGTCCGGGCACGCCGGCGGCGCCGACGCGACCACGCTGATCACGGATCTGCCGTACGGGCCGAAGGCGGCCGAAGTCGCGCGGGAGGCTGTGGCGGTCGCCCTCCACGACGCCGAGGCGGACCTGCTTGATGACGCCCGCCTGATCACGTCGGAGCTCGCGACGAACGCGTTCGCCTCGGGCAGGCCGCCTCTGGTCCTGTGCGTCGACCGCAGGAGTCAGACCGCCGGTGACCTGGAGATCGAGATCACGGTCACCGACGGCGGCTGTTCTGACCCCGCGCCCTGCTCTCCTCCAGCTCCTGAGGAGGAGGCCGAATCGGGACGAGGGCTAGTCATCGTCGAGGCATTGGCCGATGCCTGGTCGCTGACGACCGGTACCCACGGCACCCGTGCCTGGTGCCGACTCAGGCGCGGTTCCCACCACTCGCCCGACGGCACCCATTGA
- a CDS encoding D-2-hydroxyacid dehydrogenase — MNRPVVLISLESPHSFWRLSAEHEQALAAAFPNVEFRTATEEAVPHQLAEAHVYFGWTFKPSWLFGAPHLRWIASPAAGTDHLPVAEAHSVGVALTRSYGFHGRPMAEHAMGMVLGFSRGLFMSQLAQRNRTWWKDDLAEEFFDLAGATMTIVGCGSIGGHLARAARSFGMDVIGVRRTPPVAADGGISWMHTSAVHQAVAAADVVVDLLPATRATDRFFDHDLFTAFKPKSVFLNLGRAATVDQAALLATLNTGHLRGAALDVFDPKPLPARHPLRLHPRVVLTPKSSTLSRTYMNEAVAFFADNLRRYLTGQSLNGLAEVPAARFPLVGG; from the coding sequence ATGAACCGGCCGGTCGTGTTGATCAGTCTGGAGTCCCCTCACTCCTTCTGGCGGCTGTCCGCCGAGCACGAGCAGGCGCTCGCCGCCGCCTTCCCGAACGTCGAGTTCCGTACGGCGACCGAGGAGGCCGTGCCGCACCAGCTGGCCGAGGCGCACGTCTATTTCGGCTGGACGTTCAAGCCGTCGTGGCTGTTCGGCGCGCCTCATCTGAGGTGGATCGCCTCCCCGGCAGCCGGCACCGACCATCTGCCCGTCGCCGAGGCCCACTCCGTCGGGGTGGCTCTGACCCGCTCGTACGGGTTTCACGGCAGGCCCATGGCCGAGCACGCCATGGGGATGGTCCTGGGCTTCTCACGCGGGTTGTTCATGAGCCAGCTCGCCCAGCGGAACCGGACCTGGTGGAAGGACGATCTGGCGGAGGAGTTCTTCGACCTGGCGGGGGCGACGATGACCATCGTCGGCTGCGGCAGTATCGGCGGACACCTCGCTCGTGCGGCCCGCTCCTTCGGGATGGACGTCATCGGCGTACGGCGGACGCCGCCGGTGGCCGCCGATGGCGGGATCAGCTGGATGCACACGTCGGCGGTGCACCAGGCGGTCGCCGCCGCCGACGTGGTGGTCGATCTGCTGCCCGCCACCCGGGCCACGGACCGCTTCTTCGACCACGACCTCTTCACGGCGTTCAAGCCGAAGTCCGTCTTCCTCAACCTCGGCCGCGCGGCGACCGTCGACCAGGCAGCCCTCCTGGCCACGCTCAACACCGGCCACCTTCGCGGCGCCGCCCTGGACGTCTTCGACCCGAAACCACTGCCCGCCCGCCATCCACTGCGGCTCCACCCCCGGGTCGTCCTCACGCCGAAGAGCTCCACGCTCAGCCGCACGTACATGAACGAGGCGGTCGCGTTCTTCGCCGACAACCTGCGCCGCTACCTCACCGGCCAGTCGCTCAACGGTCTGGCCGAGGTGCCCGCTGCCCGCTTTCCCCTCGTAGGAGGCTGA
- a CDS encoding carph-isopro domain-containing protein: MAPQAGQPNDVLAGCLDELGWSPKALARKLNRVFGAGTVAESAPYHWRDAGSLPRSPLPMMAAYVLSQELGRPVSVAELWQGRVGDSSALVPADTDLARPWTVQGMEAIVEDWVMGGLVDRRRFLAISGAGLLAIVAQYLDGTAGRGQYAPRITPSVGADPLVDQVEQHLPMLSALDDEHGGARHLPYVGAQFRAVGLLIREGGHAPAVASRLIRALAEIGQLAGWMAFDAADHGLAQRYFATALRAAHQVNDLPLCAHILGDLSFQAASRGHPADAIALGEAARRASDAAPPVVRASVLSRLAYAYAAAGRDNDFAHTRGAARELISGRDGSQEEPRWMYFLTDNHLDCQAGYGLVQMGRAQLKAGGGTRGRRFLAQGSEMLRSGAYDVPRGDPSQRRALFEGAWLALGHSAHGDLEAACEIGQIAADRLDVVRSPRSAALLHQLAADLRRRQRNSHVRSFLPALEHALAEHAPLTPPGR; encoded by the coding sequence GTGGCACCGCAAGCAGGGCAACCCAACGACGTACTGGCGGGGTGCCTGGATGAACTCGGATGGAGCCCCAAGGCGCTGGCTCGCAAGCTGAACAGGGTGTTCGGAGCGGGGACGGTGGCCGAGTCGGCGCCGTACCACTGGCGGGACGCCGGCTCACTACCGCGCTCGCCGTTACCGATGATGGCCGCCTATGTGCTCTCCCAGGAACTGGGTAGACCTGTCTCGGTGGCAGAACTCTGGCAGGGCCGCGTGGGCGATTCCTCGGCGCTTGTCCCTGCGGACACGGATCTCGCACGGCCCTGGACCGTGCAGGGTATGGAGGCGATCGTGGAGGACTGGGTGATGGGAGGGCTCGTCGACCGGCGCCGGTTCCTCGCGATCTCGGGCGCGGGGCTTCTCGCGATTGTCGCCCAGTACCTCGACGGCACTGCGGGACGCGGCCAGTACGCGCCCCGGATCACGCCGTCCGTGGGCGCCGATCCGCTTGTGGACCAGGTCGAACAGCACCTGCCCATGCTCTCCGCGCTCGACGACGAACACGGAGGGGCACGTCACCTCCCTTACGTGGGTGCCCAGTTCCGTGCGGTCGGGCTGCTGATCCGCGAAGGCGGTCATGCTCCCGCCGTCGCGAGCCGCCTCATCCGTGCGCTCGCCGAGATCGGCCAGCTGGCCGGCTGGATGGCCTTCGACGCCGCCGACCACGGCCTGGCGCAGCGCTACTTCGCCACCGCGCTGCGGGCAGCGCACCAAGTGAACGACTTGCCCCTGTGCGCTCACATCCTCGGCGACCTCTCCTTCCAGGCGGCCAGCCGGGGCCACCCTGCGGATGCCATTGCCCTCGGCGAGGCCGCCCGCCGAGCCAGCGACGCCGCCCCGCCAGTCGTCCGGGCATCCGTCCTGTCGCGGCTCGCCTACGCGTACGCCGCTGCCGGCCGGGACAACGACTTCGCCCACACCCGCGGGGCCGCCCGCGAGCTGATCTCCGGCCGGGACGGTAGCCAGGAGGAGCCTCGCTGGATGTACTTCCTCACCGACAACCACTTGGACTGCCAGGCCGGTTACGGCCTCGTTCAGATGGGCCGCGCGCAGCTGAAGGCAGGCGGCGGAACGAGGGGACGACGGTTCCTCGCTCAGGGTTCGGAGATGCTCCGCTCTGGAGCGTACGACGTCCCGCGCGGCGACCCCAGTCAGCGCAGGGCCTTGTTCGAGGGGGCTTGGCTGGCCCTGGGACACAGTGCTCACGGTGACCTGGAGGCGGCCTGCGAGATCGGCCAGATCGCTGCTGACCGACTCGACGTGGTGCGGTCGCCTCGCAGTGCGGCCCTGCTCCACCAGCTCGCCGCAGACCTGCGCCGTCGACAGCGCAACTCCCACGTGCGCAGTTTCCTGCCGGCCCTGGAGCACGCCCTAGCCGAACACGCCCCGTTGACGCCACCTGGCCGTTAA
- a CDS encoding sigma-70 family RNA polymerase sigma factor: MTPEPDLSPALDVLPQSLLAAAQAARREFLVALEPLRGELFGYCRRLTGSMWDAEDLVQETLTRALTRAAQSHQQVERPMAWLVRIATNAYLDQVRRPAPLLVEPTERAAPALADPAEVRDALAEMTTLLAPQERAAVVLKDIFDLPLKEIAAMLSTTEGAVKAALHRGRGRLTNPDRATALARRAAPDRDTLDALATAFTAYDLDRLAKLFVEDAVSDVIGMAHEVGRDQIAAGSLHHTLHLETSVRWRAEVRELDGEPLVLMWATPTDSDGPEAVEDVLRAETADEGITRLHWYYFCPDVLAEVGDRLGVPYRTHGHGL; this comes from the coding sequence GTGACGCCTGAACCCGATCTGTCTCCCGCGCTCGACGTGCTGCCGCAATCTCTGCTGGCGGCGGCTCAGGCGGCACGCCGTGAGTTCCTGGTTGCTCTGGAGCCGTTGCGGGGTGAGCTGTTCGGATACTGCCGTCGTCTGACCGGAAGCATGTGGGACGCCGAGGATCTGGTCCAGGAGACACTCACCCGAGCCCTCACGCGCGCTGCGCAGTCCCACCAGCAGGTCGAGCGCCCGATGGCCTGGCTGGTGCGGATCGCCACGAACGCCTATCTCGACCAGGTCCGACGTCCCGCGCCGCTTCTCGTCGAGCCCACCGAGCGTGCAGCACCTGCCCTCGCCGACCCGGCTGAGGTGCGGGACGCGCTTGCGGAGATGACCACGCTATTGGCACCCCAGGAACGTGCGGCTGTGGTTCTCAAGGATATCTTCGACCTGCCCCTGAAGGAGATCGCCGCCATGCTCAGTACCACCGAGGGGGCGGTCAAGGCCGCACTGCATCGTGGCCGCGGACGGCTCACCAACCCGGACCGGGCCACCGCGCTCGCCCGCCGTGCGGCTCCCGACCGCGACACCCTCGACGCTCTTGCGACGGCGTTCACCGCGTACGACCTGGACAGGCTGGCCAAGCTCTTCGTCGAGGACGCGGTCAGTGACGTCATCGGGATGGCCCACGAAGTCGGGCGGGATCAGATCGCCGCTGGCTCGCTGCACCACACACTCCACCTGGAGACGTCCGTCCGATGGCGCGCCGAAGTCCGCGAGCTGGATGGCGAGCCTCTGGTGCTGATGTGGGCCACCCCGACCGACAGCGACGGACCCGAGGCAGTCGAGGACGTCCTGCGCGCGGAAACAGCCGACGAGGGCATCACGCGCCTTCACTGGTACTACTTCTGCCCGGATGTCCTGGCAGAGGTCGGCGACCGACTGGGTGTTCCCTACCGGACCCACGGCCACGGCCTGTAG
- a CDS encoding nucleotidyltransferase domain-containing protein produces the protein MTAEVLGRWVPDRPEDVATIFAEADFPWWIAGGYAIELAVGHELRAHGDLDVLVLRRDQGLVRDLLADWDLYVADPPGQGELRPWRPGEVLQPPLHDIWCRHTPKAPWSVQLMLDEAEGTQWVSRRNPAIRLPIDRLGRTSKTGIPYLVPEVQLFYKAKATRNKDEADFEAVLPLLDAPARAWLAGAINVIVPDHPWLRRLLPVG, from the coding sequence GTGACTGCTGAGGTATTGGGACGCTGGGTGCCGGACCGTCCCGAGGATGTGGCCACGATCTTCGCCGAGGCGGACTTCCCGTGGTGGATCGCTGGTGGCTACGCGATCGAACTCGCGGTAGGCCACGAATTGCGCGCACACGGTGATCTCGACGTCCTCGTCCTCCGGCGCGACCAAGGCCTCGTGCGGGACCTGCTGGCCGACTGGGACCTGTACGTGGCGGACCCGCCCGGCCAGGGAGAGCTGCGACCATGGCGTCCTGGAGAGGTCCTTCAGCCACCGCTCCACGACATCTGGTGCCGCCACACGCCGAAGGCTCCCTGGTCCGTGCAGCTCATGCTGGACGAGGCCGAGGGCACCCAATGGGTATCGCGGCGTAACCCGGCAATCCGGCTCCCAATCGACCGGCTTGGGCGCACGAGCAAGACGGGCATCCCGTATCTCGTACCCGAGGTCCAGCTCTTCTACAAGGCCAAGGCGACCCGGAACAAGGACGAGGCCGACTTCGAAGCTGTACTGCCGCTGCTCGATGCTCCGGCACGCGCCTGGTTGGCGGGCGCGATCAACGTGATCGTGCCCGACCATCCCTGGCTTCGGCGGCTTCTGCCTGTCGGCTGA
- a CDS encoding FAD-dependent oxidoreductase translates to MTAGERVVVVGAGVAGLTTAVVLAEAGASVHVIAEQVPGVTSLAAGAMWGPYLVEPKDKVDQWGQRSLEIFRKLAEDPSTGVRLTSGIEASRTAEAPPDWATTLPGFRPCEPAELPTGFTAGYRFTVPLIDMPAYLDYLLRRLDAAGGTVERRRLASLADAGPAPVIVNCAGLGAQDLVPDPDLRPIRGQHVVVTNPGLTEFFSEDTGLSSDLLCFYPHGDTVVLGGTAVDGEGDLASDDNAAADIRARCAKVEPRLAEARVLEHRIGARPTRATVRVEADRQEDGTLVVHNYGHGGAGVTLSWGCAEETGALLTAD, encoded by the coding sequence ATGACCGCAGGGGAACGCGTTGTCGTTGTCGGGGCTGGGGTGGCAGGGCTCACTACCGCCGTCGTTCTCGCCGAGGCCGGTGCTTCGGTGCACGTGATCGCCGAGCAGGTGCCAGGCGTCACGTCGCTGGCGGCGGGGGCGATGTGGGGGCCGTACCTGGTCGAACCGAAGGACAAGGTCGACCAGTGGGGACAGCGGTCCCTGGAGATCTTCCGCAAGCTGGCGGAGGACCCGTCTACGGGCGTCCGGCTCACCAGCGGCATTGAGGCGTCCCGCACTGCCGAGGCACCGCCGGACTGGGCCACCACGTTGCCCGGCTTCCGGCCGTGCGAGCCGGCCGAACTGCCGACTGGCTTCACTGCGGGTTACCGGTTCACCGTGCCGCTCATCGACATGCCCGCTTACCTCGACTACCTCCTGCGTCGGCTCGACGCTGCTGGAGGCACGGTCGAGCGCCGACGCCTGGCCTCGCTCGCGGACGCCGGTCCGGCCCCCGTGATCGTCAATTGCGCGGGATTGGGTGCCCAGGACCTGGTCCCGGACCCCGACCTTCGGCCCATCCGCGGCCAGCACGTCGTCGTCACCAACCCGGGGCTGACCGAGTTCTTCTCCGAGGACACAGGTCTCTCGTCGGATCTGCTGTGCTTCTACCCGCACGGTGACACCGTCGTCCTGGGAGGCACAGCCGTCGACGGTGAGGGCGACCTCGCCTCCGACGACAACGCGGCGGCCGACATCCGGGCCCGCTGCGCCAAGGTCGAGCCTCGCCTTGCCGAGGCACGCGTTCTGGAGCACCGGATCGGCGCTCGGCCAACGCGAGCCACAGTCCGTGTGGAGGCCGACCGGCAGGAGGACGGCACTCTGGTCGTGCACAACTACGGGCACGGAGGCGCCGGCGTCACGCTCTCGTGGGGATGTGCTGAGGAGACGGGTGCGTTGCTGACCGCCGACTGA
- a CDS encoding damage-control phosphatase ARMT1 family protein, giving the protein MTEKTPRASGEEAVRAAVPVGAPVILSNEPGSFAWSVLAKRHPALIQQVRDAFPYGLRQHEALDALLDEITNGVVQPLAPADHDHERWATWGQEYFGRSWYDAPFLWAESYFYRRLLGAVGYFDAGPWQGVDPFAPFKQAELRGDAVEEELRALDTLASIPAEERATALLHASLWGNRADLGFSITAGKSAVADAAVAALVADDSATLWQLLPAGTSGTIAVVADNAGRELIPDLVLIDHLLEHGHAERVVLHIKPYPYYVSDAMTADVVDCLRRLTEATGEARRIGGRLWKAMAAGSLEARTHPFFCAPLPYEEMPEDLRVEFASDTLTILKGDLNYRRLVGDQLWHPTVPFAERTAYFPGPVAALRTLKSDVIVGLEQGTLEALERSGAAWRTSGTHALIQVRP; this is encoded by the coding sequence ATGACAGAGAAGACCCCGCGAGCCTCGGGCGAAGAGGCTGTTCGCGCGGCCGTCCCAGTTGGCGCGCCGGTCATCCTGAGCAACGAGCCCGGCTCGTTTGCCTGGAGTGTGCTGGCCAAGCGCCACCCTGCCCTCATCCAGCAGGTACGAGACGCCTTCCCGTACGGCCTCCGGCAGCACGAGGCGCTCGACGCCCTACTGGACGAGATCACCAACGGTGTCGTCCAACCACTCGCCCCCGCGGACCACGACCACGAGCGCTGGGCGACCTGGGGACAGGAGTACTTCGGGCGCTCGTGGTACGACGCTCCGTTCCTATGGGCGGAGAGCTACTTCTATCGCAGGCTCCTCGGCGCGGTCGGGTACTTCGATGCCGGCCCTTGGCAAGGGGTCGATCCCTTCGCGCCGTTCAAACAGGCCGAACTGCGAGGCGACGCGGTGGAAGAGGAACTGCGCGCCCTCGACACGCTCGCGAGCATCCCAGCCGAGGAGCGGGCCACGGCCCTCCTGCACGCATCGCTCTGGGGCAACCGCGCGGACCTCGGCTTCAGCATCACGGCGGGGAAGTCGGCAGTGGCTGACGCCGCGGTCGCGGCGCTGGTTGCCGACGACAGTGCCACGTTGTGGCAGCTCCTGCCCGCCGGCACCTCGGGCACCATCGCCGTTGTGGCCGACAACGCGGGACGTGAGCTGATTCCCGACCTCGTCCTCATCGACCACCTCCTCGAACACGGGCACGCCGAACGGGTCGTGCTTCACATCAAGCCCTACCCGTACTACGTCTCCGACGCGATGACCGCGGACGTGGTCGACTGCCTCCGTCGCCTCACCGAGGCGACCGGTGAAGCCCGCCGGATCGGCGGCCGACTTTGGAAGGCCATGGCCGCGGGGAGCCTGGAGGCCCGCACCCACCCGTTCTTCTGCGCTCCACTGCCGTACGAGGAGATGCCCGAGGACCTTCGCGTCGAGTTCGCGAGCGACACGCTCACCATCCTGAAAGGCGACCTCAACTACCGCCGTCTGGTGGGCGACCAGCTGTGGCATCCGACCGTGCCGTTCGCCGAGCGAACGGCCTACTTCCCTGGGCCCGTCGCGGCGCTCCGGACCTTGAAGTCCGATGTCATCGTCGGCCTGGAGCAGGGAACGCTGGAAGCCCTCGAACGGTCCGGGGCTGCTTGGCGTACGAGCGGTACTCACGCGCTGATCCAAGTGCGCCCGTAG
- a CDS encoding restriction endonuclease fold toxin-2 domain-containing protein, translating into MNLQHKVGNYVNASWSMVRLRDLIYDMLGLLFTELSAHGGMAGDDNAGRAFTAVYKPAVKTVFEAAGLAHQVMANGAGAMLKATEDFLKQESAIAASLLGQSVAPDIGAQPSRPDCNPRGRHNAEELPEVVGETSWTDQYLLSSRFHGQRDKLRKTANAWRSAAGILDDAYWDSESAWRTATAQQLGETAAAVQTFFTVFVGKTPPPSEVGEDETLMANLPSACRMIAHACDAYADHIETALKKIPDEESPLFGEPLAIWERPQFGGEGHDGGLHELVTSDMRIARLGNIPPALDSSQAKVPMPQPDGGGFLPLPSLPPFLAPLIRVPLLVPVGYRPPNGPRVQPIAPPTPPDPRFPPLSAPEQQNFQTWLNSLRAGDVSGGKPAEVAYQKRVAGYPEYEVPIPPGISPNSTLMVDGFRNRDGMAIEAKYVNKPNKPCYRSLDELRASHRSGKKDFLYDKDRKELTKYNAALNDPRNKEMRGVETVTNNPDSVAYWRVMMAAYGVKGYARYVP; encoded by the coding sequence TTGAATCTTCAACACAAGGTCGGGAACTACGTCAACGCCTCGTGGTCCATGGTGCGGCTGCGGGACCTGATCTACGACATGCTGGGTCTGCTGTTCACGGAGCTCAGCGCTCATGGCGGGATGGCGGGTGACGACAACGCCGGCCGGGCCTTCACCGCCGTCTACAAGCCGGCGGTGAAGACCGTCTTCGAGGCGGCCGGCCTCGCCCACCAGGTGATGGCGAACGGTGCGGGCGCCATGCTCAAGGCCACCGAGGACTTCCTCAAGCAGGAGAGCGCGATTGCCGCCTCCCTGCTCGGCCAGAGCGTGGCACCCGACATCGGCGCCCAGCCCTCGAGGCCTGACTGCAACCCTCGTGGCCGCCACAACGCCGAGGAGCTGCCCGAGGTCGTCGGCGAGACCAGTTGGACCGACCAGTACCTGCTCAGCTCGCGCTTCCACGGCCAGCGGGACAAGCTCCGCAAGACGGCCAACGCCTGGCGTTCGGCGGCGGGCATCCTGGACGACGCGTACTGGGACTCCGAGAGCGCCTGGCGCACCGCGACCGCCCAGCAGCTCGGAGAGACCGCCGCGGCCGTCCAGACCTTCTTCACCGTGTTCGTCGGCAAGACGCCACCTCCCTCCGAGGTTGGCGAGGACGAGACCCTGATGGCGAACCTGCCGTCCGCCTGCCGGATGATCGCCCACGCCTGCGACGCGTACGCGGATCACATCGAAACAGCGCTGAAGAAGATCCCGGATGAGGAAAGCCCCCTGTTCGGCGAGCCGCTCGCCATCTGGGAACGACCGCAGTTCGGCGGCGAGGGACACGACGGCGGCCTGCATGAGCTCGTCACCAGCGACATGCGTATCGCGCGCCTGGGGAACATCCCACCGGCGCTCGACAGCTCGCAGGCCAAGGTCCCCATGCCGCAGCCGGACGGGGGCGGATTCCTACCCCTTCCGTCCCTGCCGCCCTTCCTCGCCCCGCTGATCCGGGTGCCTCTCCTGGTTCCCGTGGGCTACCGGCCGCCGAACGGACCTCGCGTACAGCCGATAGCCCCACCGACACCTCCGGATCCGCGCTTCCCACCCCTCAGCGCCCCTGAGCAGCAGAACTTCCAGACATGGCTGAACTCGCTGCGCGCCGGAGACGTGTCTGGCGGGAAGCCCGCCGAGGTTGCCTACCAGAAGCGGGTCGCCGGATACCCCGAGTACGAGGTCCCCATCCCACCCGGCATCAGCCCCAACAGCACCCTGATGGTCGACGGCTTCCGGAACCGCGACGGCATGGCGATCGAGGCCAAGTACGTCAACAAGCCGAACAAGCCGTGCTACCGCTCGCTCGACGAACTCCGCGCGAGCCACCGGTCCGGCAAGAAGGACTTCCTGTACGACAAGGACCGCAAGGAGCTGACGAAGTACAACGCCGCTCTCAATGATCCGCGTAACAAGGAGATGCGGGGCGTGGAGACCGTCACCAACAACCCGGATTCCGTGGCCTACTGGCGCGTGATGATGGCGGCCTACGGCGTCAAGGGCTACGCCCGATACGTGCCCTGA
- a CDS encoding radical SAM protein, with translation MPATRHRDLAAVFAATGRNHPYLAFTLNSLCNLDCVFCKPRCMPDYGHKDRPLTVSDYAAIAAEAGAWKIKKAHCSGGEPTLRADILDVIAGLADGLGPDAAIGMTSHGNLRRGLSVEQLHSVGLTYLNLSLHSLDPDRSAEIMGGGDPRITRRTLDTALALGLRVKINCVLQRTYLDDAFAVAELARDLPIAVRLIELQNIGPAQALFDTEFIGEAEVRDRLHEWFANAGEVRRDELGVRSPGQYLRPDGWAGSIGFISNSSCATCSDANRIKITPTGVARPCILHNRDIPLKPHLAEGTLGDAFAYLFQAMLDRNTNDAWQGFHYVDYDLRWDRMERPEGAPVLPLLPLLTTDAAPPACARASTGGR, from the coding sequence ATGCCCGCCACACGCCACCGCGACCTGGCCGCCGTCTTCGCCGCGACCGGCCGCAACCACCCCTACCTGGCCTTCACCCTGAACTCGCTCTGCAACCTGGACTGCGTGTTCTGCAAGCCGCGCTGTATGCCGGACTACGGGCACAAGGACCGTCCCCTGACCGTCTCCGACTACGCGGCCATCGCTGCCGAGGCCGGTGCCTGGAAGATCAAGAAGGCGCACTGCTCCGGCGGGGAGCCGACCCTCCGGGCGGACATCCTCGACGTGATCGCGGGCCTGGCCGACGGCCTCGGACCCGACGCCGCGATCGGCATGACCAGCCACGGCAACCTGCGCCGCGGCCTGAGCGTCGAGCAGCTCCACAGCGTCGGCCTGACCTACCTCAACCTCAGCCTCCACAGCCTCGACCCCGACCGATCCGCCGAGATCATGGGCGGCGGCGACCCTCGCATCACCCGGCGCACCCTCGACACCGCCCTCGCACTCGGCCTGCGCGTGAAGATCAACTGCGTTCTCCAGCGCACCTATCTGGACGACGCCTTCGCCGTCGCCGAGCTCGCCCGCGACCTGCCCATCGCCGTCCGGCTGATCGAGCTCCAGAACATCGGCCCCGCGCAGGCGCTCTTCGACACCGAGTTCATCGGCGAGGCGGAGGTCCGCGACCGTCTCCACGAGTGGTTCGCGAACGCCGGCGAGGTCCGCAGGGACGAACTCGGGGTCCGCAGCCCCGGGCAGTACCTCCGCCCGGACGGCTGGGCGGGCTCGATCGGCTTCATCTCCAACTCCAGCTGCGCCACCTGCTCCGACGCCAACCGCATCAAGATCACGCCCACCGGTGTGGCCCGCCCCTGCATCCTCCACAACCGCGACATTCCCCTGAAGCCCCATCTCGCCGAGGGCACCCTCGGCGACGCCTTCGCCTACCTCTTCCAGGCCATGCTCGACCGCAACACCAACGACGCCTGGCAGGGCTTCCACTACGTGGACTACGACCTGCGCTGGGACCGGATGGAGCGCCCCGAAGGCGCCCCGGTCCTGCCCCTGCTCCCGCTCCTGACCACGGACGCGGCCCCGCCCGCCTGCGCCCGCGCCTCCACTGGGGGACGGTGA
- a CDS encoding glycosyltransferase family 4 protein: MRIDHATPPPPPTAAVPEAVRQPRVVVALHEGFYGAASGTGFSNRAFLTALARLLPPGHLSVITPHVSETAGAHDRRWAGEVQQMLRQARADVITIPEVQAAPDSIHGSMQLCDLAGEAAVRVADRASRCLLIGLDIPFLGLAPYTSPTTDLLLVPRSTTALTRPKDMSRVRWERDALRAATVRGGRIGAISSHMRGHLVVSYTVPRGSIVSVPNGLIREEMAPPTSAPPLPFKARAGFLLAMGRAVPTKGFDDLLEALRFLKERGFRAPHLVLAAVTSDEHERPTSYQEDLAARIRTYGLDATLITRFTPAIRAWLHNPALRAVVVPSREEPFGRIPLEAFAAGAGPVVATTAGGLAQTVVEGETGFTAAPRDARSLASALHRALTVLPRERDRLRSAGAALVRSRHDYEASIGSVVERIAPWALVPTSSAVGRAR; encoded by the coding sequence GTGCGCATCGACCATGCCACTCCACCTCCCCCGCCGACGGCCGCCGTACCGGAGGCGGTCCGTCAGCCCCGTGTCGTCGTCGCCCTCCACGAGGGCTTCTACGGTGCGGCGTCGGGCACTGGCTTCAGCAACCGCGCCTTCCTCACGGCCCTCGCCCGCCTGCTGCCTCCGGGCCACCTCTCCGTCATCACCCCGCATGTGTCGGAGACAGCGGGAGCGCACGACCGGCGGTGGGCCGGCGAAGTCCAGCAGATGCTGCGGCAGGCCAGGGCCGACGTCATCACGATCCCAGAGGTCCAGGCGGCGCCGGACTCGATCCACGGCTCCATGCAGCTGTGCGACCTGGCAGGCGAGGCGGCCGTACGTGTCGCCGACCGCGCGAGCCGGTGCCTTCTCATCGGCCTCGACATCCCCTTCCTCGGGCTGGCCCCGTACACGTCGCCGACCACGGACCTGCTGCTCGTTCCCCGCTCCACGACGGCGCTGACGAGGCCCAAGGACATGTCCCGAGTCCGCTGGGAGCGGGACGCCCTGCGGGCGGCGACCGTCCGAGGCGGGCGGATCGGCGCCATCTCCTCCCACATGCGCGGCCACCTCGTCGTCAGTTACACCGTCCCTCGGGGAAGCATCGTCAGCGTCCCGAACGGGCTGATCCGGGAGGAGATGGCCCCGCCTACGAGCGCGCCGCCTCTGCCCTTCAAGGCCCGTGCCGGGTTCCTTCTCGCCATGGGCCGTGCCGTGCCGACGAAGGGTTTCGACGACCTCCTGGAGGCGTTGCGCTTCCTCAAGGAGCGCGGGTTCCGCGCCCCGCACCTGGTCCTGGCGGCGGTGACCTCGGACGAACACGAGCGCCCGACCTCGTACCAGGAGGACCTGGCGGCGCGCATCCGCACGTACGGCCTGGACGCGACCCTGATCACGCGCTTCACCCCCGCAATCCGCGCCTGGCTGCACAATCCGGCCCTGCGCGCGGTCGTCGTTCCCTCGCGGGAGGAGCCCTTCGGTCGCATCCCTCTGGAGGCGTTCGCGGCCGGTGCCGGCCCGGTGGTGGCAACCACGGCCGGCGGGCTGGCCCAGACCGTGGTCGAAGGCGAGACCGGCTTCACCGCCGCACCACGTGACGCCCGGTCCCTGGCCTCCGCGCTCCACCGTGCCCTGACCGTCCTGCCCCGCGAACGCGACCGGCTTCGGAGCGCCGGGGCGGCCCTGGTGCGCTCGCGCCACGACTACGAGGCCAGCATCGGTTCCGTCGTCGAACGCATCGCTCCTTGGGCTCTTGTGCCGACGTCGAGCGCGGTGGGCCGAGCTCGATGA